TCGTCCCGCCCTCCGCGCAGCGCAGCACGATCTTGGCCCGTAACGCGAGGAACTGGGCGGTCTTGGCCTGCCGAGCCCACTGCTGCAACTGTCCGCGCTCAGCATCGTCGAGGATGAGGTCGGCCTTCGGCCGACCAATCCAGCCGGCGCCCTCAAGCCCAGCCATCCGCTCTGCAGCGAATGCCCGACGCCACTTGCCGACCGTCTTGGCCTGGACACCGACGAGCCGTGCGACACCCGCGTTTGACATGCCGTCAGCACACGCCAGGATGATGCGGGCCTTCTCGGCCGAGCGCCGGTGCGGCATTTTCGTCCGGCGCACCAACTCGGCGCGCTCGGCCTCGGACAACGCGATCACCACAGCGGAAGGACCCGAATGCGACATGACGACAGGGTACTTACTAACCATCAGGATTTCTGGCGCATCACACTAGGTACTGAAACAGGTAATTACCCAGTGTTCTCCAGGGCCGGCGCGTGGCCACGATGGGCAGGCAGGACAAAAGCTCTACTGTCGCTGTCGCGCGACCGGCACCCGGCTGGCGCGACGTCACGCTGTCAGTGGCGTGACGAGAACCGTTTCAACCCGCTTTGACCTATTTATCGTCAACATGTTACGGCCTGAAATGTCTGGACGCTCCCCAGAGGGTGCGTCCCAGGGCGATTGCAAAGTCCTTTGATCGCGCATCGGCGCAGGCCAGTTGAGGCCGAGGAGGGCCAGTGGCCGCTCGTAGGGGCGGAGGGCCGTCGCGCGGAGTCCGGCGGCGATGTTGGTGGGCCGGCGGTGCGGAGCTGGTTGATGGCGAAGCTGCGCAGGGTGGCCATGTCCTCCGAGCTGTGCCCGGTGCGGATCTTGGAGGCGTCTTCGTGGAAGGTGGTGTCGCGGACGAAGTGGAGTCTGTTTTCGATCACCCAGTGTGCTCTCAAGATCGTTGCGATCCTTTCGCGGGACGCTTGTCGGCTGGTGAGGTCGGTGATCATGTAGGCGGTCTCGCGGCTCTGCTTGCCGGTCTTGGTGTCGGTGCGGTGGCGGACGGCCTTGGCGACCTGGGCGGCGTGGGGGAAGTCGACGCCGAGGTCGGTGACGGTCAGGGCCTGCACGACCCGGGTCTCCTTACGTCCATGGCCCGTAGTGCGGTCGTAGAACTTCGCCGTCGCCTCCTGCCAGAGCAGGGTCCGCATCTGCTCGTAGAGGTTCTTCTGGTTCCGCTTCACGGTGAAGGCGTAGTGCGCCCTCTTGACGTCGACGAGGAAGCGGGCGTGCTCGCGCTGGGTGTGCAGTGCGTCGCCGGTCACGGTGACTCCTCGCAGGTCATAGGGGTCCAGGAGGGCGGCGAAGCAGGTGATTTCGTTGGTCTTTTCCGGAACCCTGAGCTGGGTGACGGTCATGCCGGTGCCCGTCATCGCGGCCAGCAGGTGGGCGGCCGGGGTGGCGCCCAGGCGCGAGCCGCGGGCGCTCTTGCCGTCCAGGGCGAGGGTGTCACATCCGGCCGGGTCGTGGCCGAGGAGGTCGGCCAGGCCGCCGGGGCAGGTGTCCTTGACGACCCGGCGGATCGTCGCACCGCTGGGCGGGATACGCACGGCCAGGGCGGTCACGGTACGGGCACCGAGCCGGGCCAGGACATCCTGCGGGGCCTCGGCCGCCCACTCGCTGATCACTACGTATCTCGTCGCACCGGTCACCACGGCGGAGCAGGCGATCAGCAGCACTGCCACGAAGGGGTGACGCTTCCCGCGCCGGCACCGCGGATCGGCCAGCGTCGCCAGCCGCTCGGCCAGCGGACCCGTCGCACAGTGCTGACGGCTGGGCGACTTGACCAGACAGACAGTGGCAGACCGACGGCACATCGAAGCTCCGTTGCGGGACGGCGACTTGGCAAGGTCACCTCCACAACGGAGCTTCGTTGCGTCCGATCGCGCACCCGACCAGCATCGTCATACCGCCGTGACCTGCACATCCGAGAGATCACCACAATTTTGCAATCGCCGTGGCGGTCATGCCCCCAGTATCGGTGCGCCCACTGACAACGGGGGCCGGTCGCACTTTGGAGTTCCTTGAGAGTCGAGCCGGTCCCATGTCCACACGCGAGTGGCGCCCCTGACCCTGTTGCCCAGGACCTGGGGGACCAACCGACCGAACGAACCGGACTGTCAAGGAGTTTTGAGCGTGGAGACATTGGCACGGTGGTGCTATCGGCACCGGCTGTTGGTCCTGTTGCTGTGGGTGGGGGCGCTGTTCGGCCTGGGTTTCTCGGCGTCGACGGCGGGCACGGACTACGCGAACGTCTTCTCCCTTCCCGGCACGGACTCCAAGCGGGCGTACGACCTGATGGAGAAGGCGTTCCCGGACAGCTCGGGCGACACCGACACGGTGGTGTGGAAGGTCGGCTCGGGCTCGGTGAAGGACCAGGACGTACGGTCCCGGATCCAGTCGGCGCTGGAGAAGATCGCGGGGATGAAGGGCGTCGGCGACGTCACCGACCCCTACTCGGGCCCCCGGGGCGCGGCGCAGATCAGCAGTGACGGACGGATCGCGTATGCGCAGATCACGTTCGCGGACCAGGCGAACGCCGTACCCAAGGACCTCGTCCAGGACGTCGTCGACACCGCGCAGGCCGCCGAACGCGGCGGTCTCCAAGTGGAGCTCGGCGGCCAGGCGATCCAACGGGTGCAGGAGCTGCCGACGGGCCTTGCGGAGATGGTCGGCATCGTGGCCGCCGCCGTCGTGCTGTTCCTGGCCTTCTGCTCGCTCTTCGCGATGCTGCTGCCGATCGGCGTGGCCGTCTTCGGTGTGGGCACGGGCCTGTTCTCCACCCAGCTGCTCGGCCACACCACGGACATCCCCGACCTGGCGCCGCTGCTCGCTACCCTGATCGGGCTCGGCGTCGGCATCGACTACGCGCTGTTCATCGTCACCCGGCACCGGCGCGGCATCCTGCGCGGCGTGGACCCGCAGCAGTCGGCGGTCACCGCCCTCAACACCTCCGGCCGCGCGGTGCTGTTCGCGGGCGGCACTGTGTGCATCGCGCTCGCCGGAATGCTGGTGACGAACCTGCGCTTCCTGGACGGCGTGGTGATCGGCACCTCCCTCACGGTGGTGCTGAGCGTGCTCGCGGCGACCACGCTCCTGCCGGCCCTGCTCGGCTTCCTCGGCCCCCGGGTGCTCAGCCGCCGTCAGCGCCGCCGGCTCGCCGCACAGGGCCCCGAGCAGGAGCGGGCGAGCGGACTCGCGGCGCGCTGGTCGACGGGCGTACAGAAGCGCCCCCGTACGATCGCCGCGCTCGCCGTGGTCCTCATGGCCGCGCTCGCCCTCCCGGTGCTGTCGCTACGGCTGGGCGCGACGGACCAGGGCAACGACGACGCGTCGACGACCACGAGGAAGGCGTACGACCTGCTCGCGGAGGGCTTCGGCCCCGGCTTCAACGGCCCGCTCCAGGTGGTGACGTCCGGCGGCGACACGACAACCCTGGTGAAGGACCTCGAGGCGACGTCTGGGGTGGCCCGGGTGGCACCGCTGCCCCCCGCCCAGGGCGTCACCGTCATCCAGGTGGTCCCGACGACCTCACCGCAGTCGAAGCAGACGGACGACCTGATCGACGTCCTGCGGGACGAAGTGATCCCGAAAGCGGGCGTGCAGGCGCACGTGGGCGGTGTGACGGCGGTGTCGAAGGACTTCGCGACGGTCACCGGCGACCGCCTCCCGTACTTCATCGCGACCATCGTCGGCCTGGGCTTCCTGCTCCTGCTGATCGCCTTCCGCTCCCTGGTGGTGCCGCTGACGGCAGCGGTGATGAACCTGATCGCGGCGGCGGCCTCCTTCGGCGTCCTCGTCGCGATCTTCCAGTGGGGCTGGGGCCTGGAACTGCTCGGCCTCGGCAAGGAGGGCCCGATCAACGCCTTCCTGCCGGTCATCATGCTGTCCCTGCTCTTCGGCCTGTCGATGGACTACCAGGTGTTCCTGGTGAGCCGGATGCACGAGGAGTGGGTCCACACGAAGGACAACGCGCGCGCGGTGCGGGTCGGTCTTGCCGAGACCAGCCGTGTCATCAACTCCGCGGCCCTGATCATGGTCTGTGTGTTCCTGGCGTTCGTGCTCAGCGGCGACTCGGGCGCGGCGACGGCGGGCGTGGGCCTGGCGGTCGCGGTGGCCCTGGACGCGTTCATCCTGCGTACGGCGCTGGTGCCGGCGGCGATGCATCTGCTGGGCGGCGCGAACTGGTGGCTGCCGGGGTGGCTGGAGAAGCGGCTGCCGCACCTTGCGGTGGAGCCCAAGGAAGAGGCCGAGGAACCGGCTGAACTGGAGAGCGGCCCCGCCTCGGTGGTCCACGGCTACGTCCGCACGGCGGACGGCGACCCCGTCGAGCACGCCGCGGTGACCCTGCTCTCGAAGTCCGGCCGCCAACTGGACCGCGTGACGTCCCTGGCCGACGGCTCGTACATCGTGTCGGTACCGGCGCCGGGTTCCTATGTGCTGGCGGTGACGGCGGGCTCGTACGGCTCAAGGGCCAGGCATGTGGCGGTGGCGGAGGGGCCGGTGGTGTACGACGTGGAGCTGGCGGAGGGGGAGGTGGACGCGGTCAATTAGCCTCCGACCGGCCCCCGGCAGTAGCTGGTATCCGGGCGGCCGGGGCCGGGCGGCGCCCCGTCCGTGTCGGATCCGGTCTCCCACGTGAGGCGGAGCTGCTCTGCGGCATCGGTGGCTTGGCGAAGACCCGCCTGGTAGGCCGGTTCCCAGGCCGTGCGGTCGTTCAGGTCTGAGCCAAAGGCGCGTATCGATGCCGGATCGGGCTCGATGGTTACCACTGTGTGCACCCCGGCGACCGCCAGCTCCTGGTGGAGCAACTCGCGGGGGAACAGGTGCGCTTGTGGGTCGATCACGACGAGCGTGCGGGCTCCGGCTGCAAGTCCGGGATTGGTCGCCGACCGCAGGGAGCCGTCCATGTATCGGCGGCCGTTGATGCTGATCGGTGGTAGATGCCCGGGAAGGCCGTGCCTGCCGCCACGGCCGAGGGCAGCGGTGCGCCACTGGCACGGTCGAAGACCTCCTTCTCGCCGGTCTCAGCGTCCAGCACAGTAATGAGCAGCTTCCGGTCCGGCCACTGGTCTGCGCCGGCCGTGGCGCGCATCCGGGCAATATGTGCCTGCTCGGGGCCGGTCTCGGCGGCGAGCGCGATCTGGCCCACTCGGCGCCGCGCCTCGGCTGGGTTCGAGGCGGCATTGCCGAGCACGGCGAACGCCTCGCCCAGTCGACGCCCGTCCACCTGGGGCGGGGTGCCGTCGGAGTCGGCGGGGCGCACAGGAGTGGCGAGCAGGCTGGGTCCTGACCGGTGGCCAGCACTGCGCCGATGATCGCGCCGGTCGAGGTGCCGACGATCAGATCGGCTCCGCAACGGGGCTCGCTGATGCCCGCACCAGCTGTTTTCCGGCGACACATGATCTGCGGCGGCACAGGCACGCGGAGCGTTAACTCGCGTGACTCACCCCTCAGCAGTCGTGCTGCTTGGCGGCCCAGGCCGCGAGTTGTGCGCGTGAAGCGAGGCCGAGCTTGCCCAGGATGCGCATCACGTGGCCCTCGGCGGTGCGCGTGGAGATCACCAGTCGGGCGGCGACGTCCCTGTTGGTCATGCCCTGGCTGACCAGTTCGGCAACCTCTCGCTCCCTGACGGTCAGTGACGCCCAGATCGTCTTCCCGTCCGACGGCGGAGGCTCGGCGTCACGCTTCTCGTCAAGGGCAAAGGCAACGGCCTGCTCCAGGGTGAGCTTCGTGCCGGCCTGGAAAGCGGTTGTGAAACCGTCCTTGCCCAGCTCCTGCCGCAGCAGCACCTCGCAGGCGTCATGCCCTGGCTTGATGTGTCCCCATCTGGACAGATCGCAACCGGACAACTGCGATACGGCCTGAGCCGCGCCCAGCAAGGTGGCGGACCTGTCGTACCGGTCCCCTGCTGCGGCACACCAGCCCAGCAGCTCGAGGCTCTGGGCTATGCCCCACCGCCCGCCACACTGCAGCTTCTCACGCATCGACTGGCGGATCAGCGTGACTGCGCGCCGCATATTTCCGCTGCGGTACTCCTCCAACCCCACCACCCACAGAGCATGGTTGAGGGACCACTTCGCGTCGTGTGTCTCGCACAGGGACAGGCATCGTTGGGCGTGGGTGCTGGTGGCCGGGTCGTCGAGGTTGAAGCAGACCATGGCCAGCAGGTATGAGGCAGTCGCGACGCTGTCGGGGTCATCGGCGGCCTGGTGGAGACTGATGGCCTCCTCCAGCAGGCCGGCAGCGGAGGCGAACTTCCCCCGGAACATGGAGATCATCCCGGCCAGGGTCACGCGTGCACGGGCCAAGGCCGGTTCATCGCCCAAGTGTTGTACCGTTTCGTGGCTTTCTTCCATCCGCCTGCGAGCGGTGTCCGGGTCGCCTTGCAGCAGGGCGAGCGTCCCGTCGACGAGCAGCGCTCTCGCTCCGGCCGGGCTGGGGAAGGGAGCCAGGGCGAGGCCCTGGGCGATCCAGTGCCGTGCCTCGCTCAGGGAGCCGAAGTCGAGCCAGTGGCCAAGCCGGAGGCTCCACAACGAGGCAGCCATCCGCAGCCCTGACTCTGCCCGATCGGGCTTGGACATGCAGAGCTCCAACGCGGCGCGCATGTTGGCTTGTTCCGTCTGGAACCACGCCAGCCACGACATCTGGCGGGAGCCGAACCAGTCCGCCTCAGCCAGGTCAGCCTTCTTCCGGTACCAGTGGAAGTGCCGCTCGACGAGCATGCGTTCCTCACCGCAGTGGGCCAGATGTTCGCGTCCGTACTGGCGGAATGTCGTCGGCAGCCAGTAGCGCATCTGCGTGCCGCGCTCCTCGCAGGTGACGATGGACTTGTCCACCAGCGCCGACAGAAGGTCGAGCACGTCGCGTCGTTCGAGGCCCTGCCCGCGGCACACTGCTTCGGCCGCCTCCAGGTCGAAGCCGTCGCAGAACACAGACAGGCGTGCCCACAGCAGCCGCTCGGAGGGCGTGCACAGATCGAAGCTCCAGTCGATGAGGGCACGCAGTGTGCGCTGCCGCTGGGCAGCGCTCCGCGATCCCTTGGTGAGGAGGTCGAAGCGTTCGTCCATACGCGCGAGGATGCCTTCCACCGACAGGGACCTCAGCCGTGCCGCTGCCAGTTCGATAGCCAGCGGGATCCCGTCCAACTGGTGGCAGATCCGGGCGACCGCCAGGGCCTTTTCGGGGGTGAGTACGAAGTCCGGGCACACCGAGACAGCCCGTTCTGCGAACAGCGTCACTGCCTCTGAGCGCTCTCCTGCCTGAGGAGGGACATCACTCGGCTCGGGCGCCGACAGAGGTGGCACGACCATTGCCTGCTCACCTCCCAGGCCCAGCACCTGGCGGCTGGTCGCCAGCACCCGAAGCCCAGGAGCCGCGGCAAGGAGGGTGCTGACCAGCCGGGCGCATGCGTCGAGCAGGTGCTCGCAATTGTCCAGGACCAGAAGCAGCCGTAGGTCCGCCACGTACTCCGCCAGTGAAACTTCCGGCTCACGTGCTGACGCATTGCCCAGCCTGAGTTCGTCAGCCACGGCTCGGGCAAGCCGATCACCGTCCTCCAGGCCCGCCAGCTGCACGAGTCGCACCCCGCCGGGGAAGGAGCGCTGTACTTCCGCGGCGACCCGCAACGCCAGCCGGGTCTTGCCAATGCCGCCCGGGCCGGTCAGCGTCACCAGCCGACTGTGACCCAGCAACTTCTTGGCGGCGGCCACCTCTTGGCGGCGGCCGACGAAGCTGGTCACCTGGGCGGGCAGGGCGCCAGCCGCTTGGAAAGAAGCTCCCGGGCTCACCACGACGGCTCGCCTCCGGGGAACGGGCGGCCGCGCCGCCCGGCCACAGCCGCCTGCCTCTGTCCGGCCCTCAGGCCGTGCGTGGATGACGGGTACCAGTGCTCAATGCGTCCTTGCCCAGCCCCGTCCCCTCGACGTGGCTTGCTCGGTTGGTTGGCCACCTGCGGGCGCGGGCCGCCGCCAGGCACCTGCTCGGGACGGCAGAGGAGGGGAACGGACAGGCGGACCCGGTCGGTGCCATGATGCCAAGCGCTGTGGCGGTGGGCGATTTCCCGTCCGTCCGCCGGACAACAGCGCGAGCAGGCCCCAGCGAGCGGGCGGCGACGGGTCGTGCCGAACCTGGTCACGGCAGTGTCTCCGGCAGTGGTCACGGCGGTTTCTCCTCAGCGAGCGTGGCGCCGGGCGGCCCTCCCCGCCGGGGCCGGTGGGCGGCTTCCAGGAGGCCGGTGAGACCGATGCGTTCGTGCAGATTCCCCCAGCACAGCCTGCGGGCGGTGGTGATCTCGTGCACCGGTCGCAGTGCGAGTCCGGCCAAGTACCAGCCGAGCCGTACGGCCAGGAGGACCAGCAGGGCGAGCGCGTTGCCTGAAACGGTGAGCGGTTGCTGCAGCATGGCGTCCTTGAGCCGTGCGGCGGTTTGGGCAACCTCCGGCGGCATCGCCGCCGCCTGCGGCGGTGCCTGGCCTGATGAGGTCACGGTTGCGGAGGAGCCGGGGGGCTGAGCCCGAGATGTCTGAGAGACGACACCGCTCACGGCAGTGGACACGGTCCGCCCGACTCGCTGTTCGAACGACAGGTGGATGACGGCGATCATGTGGCGGTCGAACAAGGTCAGGGCTGATACCGCCAGCCCAGCGGCGGTTGTCATCGTGCCGTGTGACAGATCCCCCTTTAGTGCCAGGCGTGCTTGTGCAGCCACAGAGTCGGCGTCGGCTCCTGATCCGAGGGCGAGGGCGAGGTGTGCGCGGACGGCAACTGCCCCTCGTGGCGGCCACGGGCTCGCTCAAGCTCGCCACCTCCAGTACGGCAAGGGCTTGGGCGACATGGGGTCGCCTTGCCGGATCGCCCAGGTCGATCAGCAGAGGCTGGACGTACTCGGTGAGATGGCTGACCGCGGCTGCTGGGTGACTGCCGGCCTCGGCACGGCCCAACTCCGCGAGCACTACGGCCCGGTCGCCTTCCGGCAGAGGTTCCCGCAGGGCTCGGCGCAGGTAGCGGACCGCCGCACCGGGTTCGTCGGGCCCCGTGGCCGCGCGGGCGGCGGCGCGCAGTATGCCGAGGACCCACGGCATACCGGTCGGCTCGGCGGTGAGGAGGTGTCCGGCGGTCTCCTCAGGCGGCGAATCCTGGTCGTGCAGCAGACGGGGGGCCTGAAAGCGCGGGCACGACCGCTCGCTCGGCTCGAGAACGGTGATGGCGGTTCCCCCTGTACGGAATTGATCACCTTCATCGCCGGCACACGGTCGAGCGTGGGACACGGTCCACCGTCCCCCTGGGTACGGCAAACTTGCGCGTCCCTGAGGGCTGGTCCGGCTCTCGTCCACCCTCGCTGCCGTGCTGGGTACTTGGACAGGGCAGAAATACGTATATCGCCACTGCCTCTGCGGGTACATACCCCCCACTTGAGCCATCGTGGTGGCCACTGCTGCTGTCATGGTGCTCGTGCAGCGGGCGGACCAAGGCTTCGGTCCAGACAGCATGGTCTTTCGGAACGGGCGTTCTACCCGACGCCGTGGAAGCTCTTCGATGAGCAGTCCCCGGCCGGAGATCGCATCCGCACCTGCCTCCGGGTTCGCCGGGTTGCCGGCGCCGGCCACCGCCGCGATCGACCACTTCGAGTAAATGTGCTGCCCCATCAGCGTCTTCGGTCCCGGTCGCGTGATGTCGACCCAGGAGGCGAGGGGCGGGGGGCCGAGAGAGGCCGGGCGGGCCGAGTAGGGAGACATGGCCGGAGCTTTCAGGCTGTGGAAGGAATCCGGTGCCGCCTCAGGTGGCGGGTGACAAGGTCCCGGACTCGGGGCGGGCCGCGAAGAGGCTTTGTCATGTCTTGTATAGGCTCCCGCCGGAGCCATGTGCAATAGATTCGCCTAAGAAATCTCATAAAATCCAGTAACTTGACTCGCACTCTAACGTTCCTTGTGTGACCTAAGGGCTGTCCCGCAATACCCGGCGGATGAGCGCGCGGCGTCAGATGCGGTGCATCGCAAGGCGGAGAGTCGTCCTCATACTGGGCGTATTCGGGCGATTCGACAACGCAGCGAGGTGCCGTAGCTGTCGTCGCGCGCCCGGCGGGTATTGCGGGACAGCCCTTAGGGGCTGGAGGCGGCCCTCAGGGCGCCGCGCACTCGGCAGTCCCACACGCATCCAAACGCGCCCATACCGGGCCCAGAGCGTCCATGGCCTCCTGGTAGACCTGATAGGCATCCTCGAGCACGGCACTCCGGTCAGCGGCCGGCTCATGCCGCCTGAGCAGGGCGGCACCGGCGCGTGGGGCGGCGCCGCCGTCAATGAGCCCGACAGCGGTCGCGGCCAGTAGCCCCCGTTACCTCTTTCGTGACTCCGCAACGGGGCGTCCGGCCTTCGGGCCCGGCCAGTGCCCGAGAGCCCAGCAGACTGACCGCAGCGACGAGGCCGGACACCGATCCTCCAGTTTCAGGGCAAAGCGCAGCAAGTTCTCGTTCTCATGTGCGGGCCTGGCCGCACATGTCCGCGGCATGCCATCGCCTTCAATGTGTTGTGCCGGAAGTTCCGGCGTGCGTACTGCGCTCTTCCCATGATCAGAAGTTGGCCGCTGCGGCCGTAGCAATTACCTCGGCGACGCGTGCGGGCTGGGAGACCAGCACGGCGTGGCTCGCAGGTACGGACGTGGTGGCTGCCCCGATACGCTCGGCCATCCACCGCTGGGCCTCGGGCAACAGGGCCCTGTCGTTCTCGGCCACCACGTACCAGGACGGGATCGTGAGCCAGGCCGGCTCTCCCGAGGCCGTGGAGAAGCATGACTCCGCGGCCGGCTTCTGCACGCTGGCCAGCACAGCGGCGCGGGAGGGATGGACGTCTGCAGCAAACAGCCGACCGTACTGGTCGGGGTCGATCCACTGCCGGCCCTGTTCATCGACGCAGACCGCTTTGCCGACGGTGGACGGGTAGCGGGACATGATGTCATTGCCGTTCTCACCCTTGTGAGGGGCGAAGGCCGCTATGTAAACCAGGGCGGACACATTTGGGGTGCCCTGCGCTGCGTTGGTGATAATGGCGCCGCCGTATGACCAGCCGGCCAGAACGACGGGCCCCGGCAGCCGGTCCACAATCTGCCGGGTGTACGCCACGTCAGCCCCCACAGAGGTCAGCGGCAGCTGCACAGCGTGGACCCGGTGCCCGGCCGCGTGCAGGAGCGGGATCACCTCGCTCCAACTCGACCCGTCGGCCCACAGTCCGTGTACCACCACAATGTCTGTCACGACAATCAATCCTTGTACTCGGATCCGTATCCACCCTGCTGTGCACGCCGGGTTTAGCTTTCGAGAGTCGAGACTGTCGGACTCGGAGCCGTCCCGCGATCACGGAATTCCCGTGAGATTTCCGTGCGGCCGTCCCACGTGTTCTCCCGGACGGAGATACGACGTAGCAGCCTGCATCAAATCCTGGTACCTGCCCTGGCCGCCGGCTGGGCAAATGGGCTCAACCGCCCAACACAGGTACCCGAACACGTAGTTCGACGATCCTGGGTGATGGCCGAATTTCCAGCTGAACAAGGACGGCGATGGATCCGCCGGACCGC
This window of the Streptomyces sp. SLBN-118 genome carries:
- a CDS encoding ISAs1 family transposase, which produces MCRRSATVCLVKSPSRQHCATGPLAERLATLADPRCRRGKRHPFVAVLLIACSAVVTGATRYVVISEWAAEAPQDVLARLGARTVTALAVRIPPSGATIRRVVKDTCPGGLADLLGHDPAGCDTLALDGKSARGSRLGATPAAHLLAAMTGTGMTVTQLRVPEKTNEITCFAALLDPYDLRGVTVTGDALHTQREHARFLVDVKRAHYAFTVKRNQKNLYEQMRTLLWQEATAKFYDRTTGHGRKETRVVQALTVTDLGVDFPHAAQVAKAVRHRTDTKTGKQSRETAYMITDLTSRQASRERIATILRAHWVIENRLHFVRDTTFHEDASKIRTGHSSEDMATLRSFAINQLRTAGPPTSPPDSARRPSAPTSGHWPSSASTGLRRCAIKGLCNRPGTHPLGSVQTFQAVTC
- a CDS encoding MMPL family transporter encodes the protein MARWCYRHRLLVLLLWVGALFGLGFSASTAGTDYANVFSLPGTDSKRAYDLMEKAFPDSSGDTDTVVWKVGSGSVKDQDVRSRIQSALEKIAGMKGVGDVTDPYSGPRGAAQISSDGRIAYAQITFADQANAVPKDLVQDVVDTAQAAERGGLQVELGGQAIQRVQELPTGLAEMVGIVAAAVVLFLAFCSLFAMLLPIGVAVFGVGTGLFSTQLLGHTTDIPDLAPLLATLIGLGVGIDYALFIVTRHRRGILRGVDPQQSAVTALNTSGRAVLFAGGTVCIALAGMLVTNLRFLDGVVIGTSLTVVLSVLAATTLLPALLGFLGPRVLSRRQRRRLAAQGPEQERASGLAARWSTGVQKRPRTIAALAVVLMAALALPVLSLRLGATDQGNDDASTTTRKAYDLLAEGFGPGFNGPLQVVTSGGDTTTLVKDLEATSGVARVAPLPPAQGVTVIQVVPTTSPQSKQTDDLIDVLRDEVIPKAGVQAHVGGVTAVSKDFATVTGDRLPYFIATIVGLGFLLLLIAFRSLVVPLTAAVMNLIAAAASFGVLVAIFQWGWGLELLGLGKEGPINAFLPVIMLSLLFGLSMDYQVFLVSRMHEEWVHTKDNARAVRVGLAETSRVINSAALIMVCVFLAFVLSGDSGAATAGVGLAVAVALDAFILRTALVPAAMHLLGGANWWLPGWLEKRLPHLAVEPKEEAEEPAELESGPASVVHGYVRTADGDPVEHAAVTLLSKSGRQLDRVTSLADGSYIVSVPAPGSYVLAVTAGSYGSRARHVAVAEGPVVYDVELAEGEVDAVN
- a CDS encoding LuxR C-terminal-related transcriptional regulator — protein: MTSFVGRRQEVAAAKKLLGHSRLVTLTGPGGIGKTRLALRVAAEVQRSFPGGVRLVQLAGLEDGDRLARAVADELRLGNASAREPEVSLAEYVADLRLLLVLDNCEHLLDACARLVSTLLAAAPGLRVLATSRQVLGLGGEQAMVVPPLSAPEPSDVPPQAGERSEAVTLFAERAVSVCPDFVLTPEKALAVARICHQLDGIPLAIELAAARLRSLSVEGILARMDERFDLLTKGSRSAAQRQRTLRALIDWSFDLCTPSERLLWARLSVFCDGFDLEAAEAVCRGQGLERRDVLDLLSALVDKSIVTCEERGTQMRYWLPTTFRQYGREHLAHCGEERMLVERHFHWYRKKADLAEADWFGSRQMSWLAWFQTEQANMRAALELCMSKPDRAESGLRMAASLWSLRLGHWLDFGSLSEARHWIAQGLALAPFPSPAGARALLVDGTLALLQGDPDTARRRMEESHETVQHLGDEPALARARVTLAGMISMFRGKFASAAGLLEEAISLHQAADDPDSVATASYLLAMVCFNLDDPATSTHAQRCLSLCETHDAKWSLNHALWVVGLEEYRSGNMRRAVTLIRQSMREKLQCGGRWGIAQSLELLGWCAAAGDRYDRSATLLGAAQAVSQLSGCDLSRWGHIKPGHDACEVLLRQELGKDGFTTAFQAGTKLTLEQAVAFALDEKRDAEPPPSDGKTIWASLTVREREVAELVSQGMTNRDVAARLVISTRTAEGHVMRILGKLGLASRAQLAAWAAKQHDC
- a CDS encoding alpha/beta fold hydrolase, giving the protein MTDIVVVHGLWADGSSWSEVIPLLHAAGHRVHAVQLPLTSVGADVAYTRQIVDRLPGPVVLAGWSYGGAIITNAAQGTPNVSALVYIAAFAPHKGENGNDIMSRYPSTVGKAVCVDEQGRQWIDPDQYGRLFAADVHPSRAAVLASVQKPAAESCFSTASGEPAWLTIPSWYVVAENDRALLPEAQRWMAERIGAATTSVPASHAVLVSQPARVAEVIATAAAANF